CCTTCTCTCGAAATACATGAATCACCCCGAAGCCGCCGACCGGACTCAGTCGATGGCAATACCCTGCGCCTGCAAACGTTTGATGATTGCCTCCCGCTCGGCCGCGACATCAGCCAATGGATTCGCCCGCAACTGCGCCACTTCCTGCTGGGTGTAAGGCGGCGTAGCAGCCGGCATTTCGTTCTTGCTGAAGGTCTTGAGAATCCAGTTCATCAACTCGGCCGTCTGGCTGTCGTTGAGTGCCGACTGGGCCGTACCCGGCACCTGGATCAGAAACTGCCGGCCGCCTTCCGCCTTGAGAAAATGGCCGAGCGCCCCACGCATGTTCGGCACGCCCGCCCCCGGACTCCCGGTGGCGTCCTGGCCGTGGCAGCCGGAGCAATGCAACATGAAATTCATGCGCGGCGAACCTGCGTCATTCGCCGACAACGGGCCGACAAACAGACCCAACGCCAGCAACAGGATGGTTTTTCGCATGGCTCAACCTCCGCTCGCAGCCGGCAAACGGCCACGCAGTTTGTGGGTTTCGTTCGGCGTCCCGCCGGCCTGGCGAACAGCGGCGACAAACTCCGGCGTCAGCCAGCCGAGATCGCCGACTGCCTCGTAGCTACCGAGGACATGGGCCAGGACGCTGGCAATTTCGCCATCCGACAATTTGGCGAAGGACGGCATGTTGCCGGTGTAGCGCATGCCGCCGACATTGATCGTGCCCACCATGCCGGTCAGCGGAACGCGGGCCAGATAGGCCCGGCCCTCGGCAGTACTGGCATGACGACCGATATTGCCGGCCAGCGGTGGAGCAACCCCGGGTGCGCCAACTGCTTCCACCTGATGACAGGCAACGCAGTGCGCGGCATAAAGCCCGGCCCCTGCCTTGTCCTGAGCCGACAGGGGAGCCGCAGCAAGAACCAGGAGGGCGGCGGAGAGCAGTTGGCGCATCGGGATCAGCCTCGTTGCTCACCGACGCCGACAATGGCGGCGACCGTGCAATGGTAGGCATTGCTGCCGTTGGCCATGCACCAATTGATGTCGTTATGGACGCCAAGGCGATAGCCCGGACGCTCGCGTTCATTGCGGTTGCAGGCGCAACGGCCGCACATCGTGACACCGCAGCAATCGTTGTAGCTGATCAGGTAATCCTTGCCATCCCCCGGATTGCGGCAGGTACCGACCCAGGTCACTTTGGAAATCTCGGTACCAGGCGGACAGCTCGAAATCGTTCCGCCGCAGCAGGTGCAAAGGAAGCCGTCCAGTGCGCAGTAGCGCCAGTAGTCGCAACTGGTATCGTCCTCGACCGCTTTCTTGTTTTCGCCGGCATGCGCCGTCGGCATCATGCGGTCGAAAGGCAGCACCGGCAGGATGAATGCGGTACCGACGAAGAGCTTGCCGACCTTGGCCAGCGCGCTGCGGCGGGAAGCCGACTGGGCGACGCGGCGGGTCTTGCGCTCGAAGAAATCATCTAGCCATTTCACGTTTGTTCTCCTTGTGTTCGGTAACGATCAGGCGCGCTGATCGATGAATTCCTGGATTGAAGCCACGCCGGCTTCCTTGGCGGTGAAGAGGCTCTCCAGCTGTTCGCGGGAATTGACCAGCCCCTTGCCGCGAATACGACCGTCTTCGCCGATCAGTACGGCGTAGGGCAGCTTGGAAATGCGATAGGTCATGCCCAGATCGGTCGACAAGGCGTAGGGAAAGCTCTTCAGGTCGGCCTTGCGGTAGAACTCGGCGTGTTCCGGCAGATCGCCATCGCTGGCCAGCGCAACATCCAGCCAGCCCTTTTCGACGGTCTGGATCGACTTGAGGACCGGCAACAGCTTCTTGCACACCGGGCAGGTCGGCGAGAGGAAGAAGAGCAACTGGCTGCGGCCGGTATGGCCACCGATGCTCAGCTTGCCGCCGCCAATCGAATCCAGTGTGAAGGCCGGAGCGACTTCACCGACTTTCGGCCCCTGATCCATCATCAGCGCCCCCATCGGTGCGACACGTTCGTAGAGGATGCCGATCTGGCGAGCCAGGGCGAGCACGACGACAACCAGGCCGAGAACCACGGCCCAGAGAAAAACGTTGGAAACAAGCATTGCTTCGTTCATGGCATTTCCTTTTCTATTTGCGAACAGCCAGCGCCAGCGGGGCGTTGGTCATCAGTTGATTGGCCGAGACATAGATGCCGACCAGAGCGAGTACGGCACCACCGACCGTCAGGTAATCGGCCCAGACCAGCGTGCGGGCAGCGCCTTCCTGCATGGCCAGGGCGACCATGCCCATGAGCAGGCCGTTACGTACGACCAGCGCCCAGGACAACGGCTGACCGGACAAGCCGCCGCAACCGCAGTCGATCTTGGTATGGCCGCGCAGGACATTGATTGCCACTGCCGAGGTCACCGTTGCCAGCAACAGCAAGGCGAGCAGACCACCGATGAAGGCCGTTTCCGGGAAGAGCAGCAAGCCGCCGGCCGCCAGTTCGACGATAGGCAGAACACCGGCCACCAAAGGCGAGAGGCGTTCGGGCACCAGACGGTAGTTGTCGACTGCTGCCGAAAACACCAGCGGGTCTTTCAACTTGTGCCAGGCGCCGACCAGCAGGACCACCGACAAGGTCGCCCCGAGCGCCCGTGTCACCACCGGATCGGAAAACAGGGAGAGAAGGGTTTCCATCACTGCACTTCCAGCTGGGTCGGGGTATCGCCAAAACCGACGGCTGCACCGACCGGCTTCAACTTGCGACCGCCGTCGAAAGCGGCAACACCGGCTTTGGCGCTATCGAAGGCAAAGACGCGCGGCGCATCGCCCTGACTGACCGCCAGCCCGGTAGCAGGGGTGGTCTTGGTGCGGCTGACGCGCGTTTTCGAAGCCAGGTCATAGACCCAGATTTCACGCGCGCCTTCCTTGTGGCTGCCTTCAAAACCCTTGGGGTGCATGCCGACATACAGCGTGCCGCTGGCCTGGTGCAGGGCAACCGGCTGATAACCGCCGGGACGCCAGCCTTTTTTCACATCGGCCTCGTTACCCAGTTTCCAGAATGTCCCCGGAACCGCAGCTTCGCTACCGACATTGACGGTCACCGCATTGCCCTTGTAGGAAACAAAATGGTAGTTGTCGCCTTCCTGCGCAGCCGAAACGAACAACGCATCCTCGTCCGGGTCGAAGAACTTGATGCTCTTCTTCTTGCCGACCGGATTTCCGTCGTTATCCAGCGAAATGGTCAGCATCGTGCCGTCGCCGCACAAGGTCGAGAAACGGTTGGCGGTCTGCGCCGGATAGACGATGTAGCAACCCGGCGTCTGAATTTCGGAAATCTGTTTGCCGGTCTGGCGATTGACGATGCTGACCGAGGTTGCCGGCGTGGCGTTCTGGACGATGATGAAGCGACCGTCGGCCGAGGTACGCAAGGTGCCGCGATACGGCAGCGCCTGGGCGTGGCGGGCGGCGTAGGGAATTTCCTCCTTGAGCGCCAGGGTCTTGGCGTCATAAACGAGAATTTCCTCGATCCGCTCGCCACGATTCAACTTGCTGTAGTACGTCGTCACCACATAGATTTCACTGCGGTCAGGCGACAAGGTAGTCTGGGCGAACATGCCGGTAGACACCATGCCCTCGACCTTCAGGGTGCGCCCGTCGATCACCGTCAGTTTGCCGTCGGCCAGATGCGGTAGCGCGACATCGGTGTAGTACAAGCGGTAGGGATGGGCCGGCGCCAGCTTGCCGACCGTGATCTCATCGACCGGCAACTCGGCATGCGCGGGTAGCGCAGCCCCCAGCACTGCCAGCAGGGAAAGTAGAACTGCTCTCTTGGGTATCACCAGCGACCTCCTTTTTGTTATCGAATCTGGACCAGAACCGAAGCGAAGTGACACTCCGGCGGATGGCTCAAATTGTTGTCTCTGGGAGGGAGAAGGCGGTATCCGAAATCGGAACCGAAATCCCGGAAACTGGCTATGCAGTATCCGGAATCGGAAAAGTCGTCATTTCAAAGATGAAATTCTTGACCTGAAACAAGGTCGGGCCGACCAAAAAATGACCTGAACCGAAACTCGGATCAGGTCATTCAGCTACCAGGCAAATAACCGACTAAAACGCTGAGTCAATTGCAGCCAGGCCAATTGGCACAGCTTGTGCTGAAAACACAGGGCAATGCGAAACAAAACCACCAGCCATCAATCAAAAATCACACAACAGCATGATTTTCAAAGAAAAATATAAATCAGGAAGCGGACCTCAAGCGCCAAATCCGGTGCATTTCACTTTCTCGATGCACCAATCCGACATGCAAACCAGGCACAAAATCGATCAACAGCAAATCCTGAATATCCGGAATCGGAAAAATCAGATTGTCACTATTCAAGATTGATTCCACTAAACGAAATTTCTCTACTATCCTTAAGGGCATAGTGTTCGATCTGCCAGTTGATCGCACTGAACAGCCCGATGACTGAAAGTGTGTTTGTATGTCCCACAGCGCCGCCACCCAATACTCATTTCAAAATCGCATTACACGCGACTCGGATGAGCACGCCGAAGCACTGAAGGACTGGGACCAGGTCTACGATCAGTTATCGCCCGGCAACTTCGAAGGCAAGGTCATCGACCTGCGTTTCAAGGGACTGCAGATATTTCGCGAAACAACCAATCGTTCGGTCTCGCAAAGCGGCAGTTCGTGGAATGGCTGTTTCGTTGTTGGCATCCCGGTCAGCATGAAAGGTACCGGCCTGTTTGCCCGCCAGGTACTGACCCACGATTCAATGCTCACCTTCCACAGCGACCAGGAGTTCTCGCTCACCTCGCCCGAATACTTCGATGTCGTTGCAGTGGCGATTCCGGAAGCAACATTGCTCAATGCACTGAATCCCGATGCTCACGACCAGTTGCGCCATGTTTTTCCCAAAGCACCGACCGTCATGGTGGCCGAACCGCAATTGATCGACGAATTACGCAGTTGCCTGCTATCGATTTTCGATCCGGCCAGTTTTGAACCCGCCCTGCTCCGCTATCCGCAGGTACAGCGCGCCATGAGCTCCGCCGTGATCGGGCATCTGGCCGAAGTCCTGCACGCCTCTAGTCACGCGCCTTTGCCGACCCGCTCGTTCAAGGGACGCTGCCACGTCGTCAAGGAAGCCACCGACTACGCGCTGTCAAACACGTCGGAACCGATCACTGTTGCCGATCTGTGCCAGAAACTGAACATCAGCCGACGCATGCTCAACTACTGCTTTCAGGAAGTGCTCGACACCAACCCGGTGCACTACCTGCGCTCGCTGCGCCTGAACGGCGTACGCCGCGAACTGCGCCAGCCCATGCCTTCAAACACACAAATTCGCGACATCGCCGGCAAATGGGGCTTCTGGCACCTGCCGCGCTTCGCCGCCGAATACCGCGCCCTGTTCGGCGAACTGCCCTCGGAAACGGCTCGCCACTGGCGCAATTGACGCCGGATTAAAACGCCCCTTCAAACAGCTGGACCTGAACATTTTCGCCGACCGCAACGCCAGCGCACTCTTCGGCCAGCACGATAAAGCAGTTGGCTTCCGACATTGAACTGAGTACGCCGGAGCCTTGATTGCCGACCATTTTGACCTGCCAGCGGCCGTCGACCGCGCCAACCCGGCCGCGCAGATATTCCCGGCGCCCGACCTGTTTTTTGATCGCCACGGCTGATTCGACACTCAGCAAAGGGCGTTCCGGCAAGGGATCGACCCCGGACAGACGCAACAAGGCATCGAGCGCAAACTGCGTGTAGCTGACCATCACCGCAACCGGGTTGCCGGGCAGTCCGAACAACCAGGCTTGACCGACCTTGCCAAAAGCCATCGGACGCCCCGGTTTGATATTCAATTTCCAAAAACTGACCTGCCCCAGCTTGTCGAGAATATCGCGCACAAAATCGGCTTCGCCGACTGAAACGCCGCCGGTCGTGATGATCGCATCGGCGACCAGTGCAGCTTCGGCCAGTGCGGCTTCAAGGGCTTCCGGGCGATCCGGAACCACGCCCATGTCGATGATATCGGCACCAAGTCGGGTAAGCAGGCCGTGCAGGGTGTAGCGGTTGCTGTCATAGACCTCGCCCGGCGCAAGGGGCTTGCCGATCGATGCCAGTTCGTCACCGGTCGAGAAAAATGCAACCCGCAAACGACGTTTGACCGCGACCTCAGCCACGCCAAGTGAAGCGATCAAGCCTAATTCGGCCGGTCCGATTCGCTTGCCGGCGGCCATGGCAACCGCTCCCCGAGCAAGATCCTCACCGGCTTTGCGTGTGTTCTGGCCGGAGCGCTGCCCGGACGGAATGAAAACAGCCCCGGGCTCGGTCCGCGTTACTTCCTGTACAACCACGGTATCGGCACCAGCCGGCAGAACGGCACCGGTCATGATACGCACCGCCTGCCCCTTGCCGACCAAGCCAGAGAAGGCGTTGCCGGCCAGCGCCGTACCCACCACTGCCAGCCGTGTTTCGCCTTCGGCAGAGAGACTGTCAAAGCGGATGGCATAGCCATCCATCGCCGAATTATCGTGGGCAGGAACATCGTGCGGCGCAATGATGTCGGCGGCCAGAACCCGGCCCAACGCAGCGCGTACCGGCAGATATTCGTGACCGCGGATCGGCGTGACCTCGGCTACCATCCGTTCGCGCGCCTCGGCAGCCGAAAGGGCGCGGTTGGCTGGATCACGGGAAAGACAGGAGGTGGTATCGGTCATGGCATCACTTCTTTGCATTGGGGAAAAACACCTGCTGGCCATCCGCCCGGAAAGCGGCAATCGCTTCCTGACCGGTCGGTGAGATCAGCCACTGGGCAAAACGCTCGGCGGCTTCCTTTTTGACATGCGCATGGCGAGCCGGATTGACCGGAATCACGCCGTAGGGATTGAACAGAACCGGATCTCCAGCGTAGACCAGATCAAGGTCACGACGGTTCTTGAAAGCCCCCCAAGTGGCACGATCAGAGATCGTGTATGCGCCAGTGGCGGCCGCCATGTTCAAGGTCGGCCCCATGCCGCTGCCTGTTTCCTTATAACCAGCCAGTGTTTTCGGATCAGTCCCGGCCTTGCTCCACAAGCGCAACTCAGCCGCGTGCGTACCGCTCTTGTCGCCACGCGAGATGAAAGACTGGCCTGTACGGGCAATGGCGATCAAGGCATCGTTGACGTTCGCCGCTTTGCGGACGCCCGCCGGATCATCCTGCGGACCAACGATGATGAAATCGTTGTACATCACGTCCTTGCGATAACTGCCGTAGCCATCGGCAACGAATTTGTCTTCAGCCGCACGATCATGCACAAAAAGCACGTCCGCATCGCCACGCCGGCCAATTTCCAACGCCTGTCCGGTACCAACCGCGACAACGCGGACCTTGATCGCGGTCGACTGTTCAAAACGGGGCAAAATCCAGCCGAACAAACCTGACTGCTCGGTCGACGTGGTCGAAGCAACAACCAGTGCTTCCTGCGCGAAACACAGGCTGGTGCTCAAGCTGAGCAGGGCAATCAACGATCGAAGGCAATTCGCCATGGCAATTCTCCTTGTAAAAACGCACGCGCCGCGGGGGATTGCGGACGGGCAAAAAAACGCTGGGCCGATTCGTGTTCCTGAACCCGGCCATCGGCGAGAAAGATAATGTCGTCAGCCAGGCGCGTCGCCTGGCCCAGATTATGAGTGGTCATCAACACCTTGGCCCCTTCGGTCCGGATTTCGCGGATGATGCGCTCGACCGCCTCGGTGGCCGACGGATCAAGGCTGGCCGTCGGCTCATCAAGCAACAACAAGCGTGGCCGCATGGCCCAGGCTCTGGCCAGAGCCAGACGCTGACGCTCGCCGCCAGACAACAGGCGGGCACAATCATTGGCCCGATGCGCCAGACCAACGCGCTCAAGAACATCCATCGTCCGTTCGCGCCGGGCAGCCTTGCCCGTTGCCGGGGCATGCAAGGCAAACTCGACATTGGTAAAAACCGAAAGTCGGAGCAGCATCGGTTGCTGGAAGACCATGGCCAACCGCCCCTCCGGCCGGGCAGCGCCGGCCCATGAGAGAGTACCGCCATGGTTTGCCTGCAGGCCGGCAATCAGCCGCAACAACACCGTCTTGCCGGTCCCGTTTGGACCAAGGATCACGCTGATTCCCTCCCCGGACAATACGAACTCGACGCCATCAAGGACACGGCGGTCATCCGGGGCAAAACGCAAACCGGAAATCTGCAGAGGAAACATCAACCATACCTCCGCACCGCCCAGCAACGCACGAAATGGGCAGCGGCATTGAGTCCGAGGATGATCACCATCAACACCAGGCCCAGCGCAATGGACAGGGCCAGATCGCCCTTGCTCGTTTCCAGCGCGATTGCCGTGGTCATCACCCGCGTATAACCGTCGATATTGCCGCCCACGATCATCACCGCCCCCACCTCGGACATTGCCCGTCCCAACCCGGCGAGCAATGCAACGGAAAGTGCGAAGCGACAATCGGCCAGCAACAACAGGACGGCCTGTGGCCGGGCAATGCCGATCAGAACAAACTCCGGGGCGTATTCCTTCCAGGCCTCTTCAACAATTTGGCGCGAGACGGCGGCAATCAAGGGCACAACCAGTACGCTCTGCGCGACGATCATCGCCAGCGGCGAGAAAAGCAGACCGTAACTGCCGAAGGGGCCGCTGCGCGACAAGGCAAGATAGACGAGAACACCAACCACGACCGAAGGCAGGCCCATCAGCGCATTGAGGCAAACGATTAACGCCCCGCGGCCAGGAAAACTGGCGACAGCCAGCCACGCTCCCATCGGCAAGCCAATCAGGCCACCGATGAGCAGCGCCGACAAACTGACACGCAACGACATGCCAACGATGTCGAACAATCGATGGTCGAAGCTGCCAAGCAGCGAGAGGGCGCTGGAAAGGGTGTCTAGCATGGGGCACGCAGAATAACACTGGCAGCGCCTGCAGAATAAGTGCTGCTCATTCCGTTCTGGTTCTGGTTCTGGTTCTGGTTCTGGTTCTGGTTCTGGTTCTGGTTCTGGTTCTGGTTCTGGTTCTGGTTCTGGTTCTGGTTCTGGTTCTGGTTCTGGTTCTGGTTCTGGTTCTGGTTCTGGTTCTGGTTCTGGTTCTGGTTCTGGTTCTGGTTCTGGTTCTGGTTCTGGTTCTGGTTCTGGTTCTGGTTCGCTTCCGCTATCATCAGACCACTCTAATATTCACTACAGACAGAAACCCTCTGCCCATACCTGCCAACCCGCAATCCGGACACAACCATGCAAAACATCCTGATCATCATTCATGCCGCTCCTTACGGCAGCGAACGCTGCCTTTCCGCCCTTCGGCTGGCAACTGCGTTAGCCGGCCATGATGCCAAACCGGCCATCCGCATTTTTCTGATGTCTGACGCAACCGTCCTCGGCCTGCCCAATCAGATCGATGGTGCCGGCAACGGCTTGCAAGGCATGGTTGAAGGACTGGTCGCCCAAGGCGTTGAAATCCGCCTTTGCCGCACCTGCGCACTGGCCCGAGGCCTGGGTGATTTACCGCTGATCCCCGGAACGACCATCGGTACGCTGGTTGAACTGGCCGATGCGACGCTGGCCGCCGACAAGGTCATTACTTTCTAGCCAGCAATCCAAAACAGAAAACCCGGCCTGAAACGCCGGGTTTTCTGTTTTTACGACCGAAACGCTTACTTCTTCGCTGCGGGCGCTACCACGGGTGCCGCTGCCGGCGTTGGTGCAGCCGGCGCAGCAGGAGCAGCGGCAGGCGGCGGTGGCGGAATAGGCGTCGGCTTGACGGTAACGCCTTTGGCTTTCTGTTCCTTGATGTATTTCTCAGCGACACGATCCTGAGCCTTGCCGAGTTGCTCGCCTTCCATCTTGGCGGTTTCCGCAGCCTTGACCTTGGCCTCCTCGGCCTTGACCTTGGCTTCTTCACTCGGCGGCGGCAACTTGGCCCACGCACCAGCACTGGCTACGGTCAACGCCAGAATCAGGGCAAATTTGCTGTGCTTCATATTCATCTTCCTCCCATTAACCTTTCGGGTGACCGGACTTGCCAGCCTTGACGTCGTTGAACCATTCCTCATGGTGCTCGCGCGCCCAGGTTTCATCGACATAACCGGTTTGCATTGAATTCAGCGCCCCATCAACACCGATTGTCCCCATGTAGATGTGCCCAAAGGCAAGCAGCAACATGGTGATCGCCGCAACTGCGTGGACCAGGCTAGCCAGCTGCATATCCGCCCGAAGCTGCCCGAAGTTCGGGAAGTCGAGAATGAAGCCGGTCACCGACACGGTCAGGCCGAGGATGGTCACGCCAATCCAGAACCAGGTTTTTTCACCGAAGTTGAAGCGCCCGGAAGGTACGTGTTCGCCCGTCAGCAAACCGCCCGCCTTGCGAATCCACAATGCATCGATGTTTTGCCAGACGTTGTCACGCGCCCAGACGGCAATCATCGCCAATGTTGAAAAAGCAAAGAGAGGTCCGATGAAGTTATGCGCGTTTTTACCGAGCACCATCAGGTAACCAAACAAGCTGTGGCCGATAATCGGTATCAGTACATGCTTGCCAAACAAAATGGCCAGCCCGGTGGCAGCCAGCACCAGGAAAGTACCCGCCGTCAGCCAATGCACCACCCGTTCGTAGCGCGGGAAGCGCTGGATCAGCTTGCCGGTCAACGGATCATGGTTGGTCAGCGGCCCCTTGATCTTGTAGAAGGCCAGAATTGCCGCCACAACCAGCACCAGCAACCATCCGCCATAGGTCGTCAGCGGCCCGTTGCGCAGGTGGCGCCAGGCATTGCCACCATCCTGGATCAGTACGCCGGCCTCGATGCCGCGATTGGTCGTGAAATGCTCCTTATCCTGGCGCACTTCGCGCCACATCGGCGCATTGTTACCAGGCTGTGTCTGCTGCCGTTCCGCCTGTTGCTGAGCCGGTGGAGCATCAGCCGCATGCAGCGGCAACCCCCAGGCCAGCATCAGGCAGGCGGCGATCAGCCAGCGCCCGAGCAGTGAGGCAAAATTTGAAGTCGTCATCGTCAACTCCTCAGTTAGCCTTCTTGTACTCGTTCTGGGACTGGTTGCGGTTGGCCAGCGCAGCCTCCCATGCAGCCTTGTCGCCAGCAAATTTTCCACCTTCCCAGGGCCGGGTGTCCGACTTGCCCTGGTAATTGCCCGGCTTGTAGTTGGCGACCTGTGAATACTCACCGCAGGCGCTCAGAACGAAGGCTGCGGTCGACATCAAAAAGAGAGCTTTTTTCATTTTTGCCCCTCCCGTTGCTGCTCACGAACCTGCTCCTGCTTGCGCTCCTGAGCCTGTTCCGGCTTGCCGTAAGCTGTCGTCCAGCCCCATGCGGCATCGCCAGCCTTGCCGCGACGTAGCGCACGATCACGAAAAATATCGGAGATCACCGGTGCATCGCCAGCCAGCAATGCCTTGGTAGCGCACATTTCGGCGCAAGCCGGCAACTTGCCTTCGGAAATGCGATTGCGACCGTATTTTTCGAACTCTGCCTTGGAACCGTTCTCTTCCGGCCCACCCGAACAGAAGGTGCACTTGTCCATCTTGCCACGCGCGCCAAAGGCCGCCGGACCATTCGGAAACTGTGGTGCACCGAACGGACAGGCGAAGAAGCAGTAGCCGCAACCGATACAGGCATCCTTGTTGTGCAGGACGACACCCTCTTCCGTCTTGTAAAAACAATCGGTCGGGCAAACGGCCATACAGGGCGCATCGGAACAGTGCATGCACGAGACGGAAACAGATTTTTCGCCTGGCACACCATCATTGATGGTCACGACGCGACGGCGGTTAACCCCCCAAGGCACTTCGTGTTCATTTTTACAAGCGGTGACGCAGCCATTGCACTCAATGCAGCGCTCCGAGTCACAGAGAAATTTCATGCGAGCCATTGTTCTTCTCCTTTAGGCCTTGGTGACGCGGCAGAGCGTGGTTTTGGTTTCCTGCATCATGGTGACCGAGTCGTAACCATAGGTCGTCCCTTGGTTGACGGATTCGCCACGAATGATCGGTGCCGCACCTTCCGGGTAGTACTCGAGCATGTCCTTGCCTTGCCACCAGCCGGAAAAGTGGAAAGGCAGGAAAACCGTCCCCGGCGCAACCCGTTCGGTCACCTGAGCGCGCAACTTCATGCGGCCCTTGCTCGGTGTTTCAACCCACATATAGTCGCCATTGCGCACTCCGGCGTTGTTGGCATCCTTCGGATTCACTTCAGCGAACATTTCCTGCTGCAGTTCGGCCAGCCACGGATTGGAACGCGTTTCCTCGCCACCACCTTCGTATTCGACCAGACGGCCGGAAGTCATGACGATCGGGAACTCCTTGGAGATATCCTTGACCTTGTCCTGCAATGACTTGTAAAGCGTCGGCAAGCGCCAGAAGACTTTCTTGTCGGCCCCTTGCGGATATTTCTCGACCAGATCCGGACGCGGCGAATACATCGGCTCACGGTGCACCGGCACAGGATCAGGGAAGTTCCAGACCACGGCACGTGCCTTGGCGTTGCCAAACGGATGGCAGCCATGCACCTTCATGACGACGCGCTGGATGCCGCCGGAACGGTCGGTCTTCCAGTTCTTGCCTTCGGCCAACTTCTTCTCGTCGTCGGTCAGGTCATCCCACCAGCCCAGCTTCTTGAGCAGGACGTGATCGAATTCCGGGTAGCCCATCTGCAGGTCGGCACCCTTTGAGGCAGAGCCATCCTCGGCAAGCAGCGAAACGCCTTCACGCTCGACACCGAAATTGGCGCGGAAGTTGCCGCCACCGTCCATCACGTGCTTGGAGGTGTCGTAGAGGTTGGGCGTACCCGGATGCTTCATTTCCGGCGTGCCGTAGCACGGCCACGGCAAACCGAAATATTCGCCATCGCACGGACCGCCGTTGGCTTTCAGCGTCTTGACGTCGAAGGTGTGCATGTTTTTCATGTGCAACTTCAAACGCTCCGGCGACTGGCCGGTATAGCCGATGGTCCAGCAGCCCTTGTTGATTTCGCGCAGGATGTCCTCGATTTCCGGCTCATCCCAGCCCTGCTTGTCCTTGATCACCTTGATGTTTTTGCACAGTTCCTTCTCGAAGCCAAACTTCTTGGCGAAGGCGTACATGATGGTGTGGTCAGGTTTCGATTCAAACAACGGCTCGATGACCTTCTCGCCCCACTGGAGGGATCGATTGGAGGCGGTCCGCGAACCGCTGGTCTCAAACTGGGTACAGGCCGGCAGCAGATAGACGCCATCCTTGCGCATCATCGCCGACATCGCGGCAGTTGCCGACGGGTAGGGATCGACGACGACCAGCAGGTCGAGCTTCTTCATCGCCTCGACCATTTCCAGGCCGCGTGTCTGGCTGTTCGGCGCCATCCCCCAGTAAACCACGGCACGCAGATTGGAGTCCTGGTCGATGTTCTCGTTCTTTTCGAGCACGCCGTCGATCCAGCGCGAGACGGTGATCCCGGATTTTTCCATCATGCCCTGCGAGGCATACTGGCTCTTGACCCACTCGTAATCGACGCCCCATACCGCACACCAATGCTTCCAGGAGCCAGCGGCCAAGCCGTAATAGCCCGGCAGCGAGTCCGGGTTCGGGCCGACGTCGGTGGCGCCCTGCACATTGTCGTGACCGCGGAAAATGTTGGTACCGCCACCGGAGACGCCGACGTTACCAAGCACCAGTTGCAGGATGCACATGGCGCGAACGTTGGCGTTACCGACCGTGTGCTGGGTCTGCCCCATGCACCAGACGACCGTGGACGGCTTGTTCTTGGCCAGCATCTCGGCAATCTTCAGCACTTCGGCCTCGGGGATACCCGTGACGTCCAGAACC
The sequence above is drawn from the Dechloromonas sp. TW-R-39-2 genome and encodes:
- a CDS encoding cytochrome c; this translates as MRQLLSAALLVLAAAPLSAQDKAGAGLYAAHCVACHQVEAVGAPGVAPPLAGNIGRHASTAEGRAYLARVPLTGMVGTINVGGMRYTGNMPSFAKLSDGEIASVLAHVLGSYEAVGDLGWLTPEFVAAVRQAGGTPNETHKLRGRLPAASGG
- a CDS encoding methylamine dehydrogenase light chain; the protein is MKWLDDFFERKTRRVAQSASRRSALAKVGKLFVGTAFILPVLPFDRMMPTAHAGENKKAVEDDTSCDYWRYCALDGFLCTCCGGTISSCPPGTEISKVTWVGTCRNPGDGKDYLISYNDCCGVTMCGRCACNRNERERPGYRLGVHNDINWCMANGSNAYHCTVAAIVGVGEQRG
- the mauD gene encoding methylamine dehydrogenase accessory protein MauD; amino-acid sequence: MNEAMLVSNVFLWAVVLGLVVVVLALARQIGILYERVAPMGALMMDQGPKVGEVAPAFTLDSIGGGKLSIGGHTGRSQLLFFLSPTCPVCKKLLPVLKSIQTVEKGWLDVALASDGDLPEHAEFYRKADLKSFPYALSTDLGMTYRISKLPYAVLIGEDGRIRGKGLVNSREQLESLFTAKEAGVASIQEFIDQRA
- a CDS encoding MauE/DoxX family redox-associated membrane protein; the protein is METLLSLFSDPVVTRALGATLSVVLLVGAWHKLKDPLVFSAAVDNYRLVPERLSPLVAGVLPIVELAAGGLLLFPETAFIGGLLALLLLATVTSAVAINVLRGHTKIDCGCGGLSGQPLSWALVVRNGLLMGMVALAMQEGAARTLVWADYLTVGGAVLALVGIYVSANQLMTNAPLALAVRK
- a CDS encoding amine dehydrogenase large subunit, producing MIPKRAVLLSLLAVLGAALPAHAELPVDEITVGKLAPAHPYRLYYTDVALPHLADGKLTVIDGRTLKVEGMVSTGMFAQTTLSPDRSEIYVVTTYYSKLNRGERIEEILVYDAKTLALKEEIPYAARHAQALPYRGTLRTSADGRFIIVQNATPATSVSIVNRQTGKQISEIQTPGCYIVYPAQTANRFSTLCGDGTMLTISLDNDGNPVGKKKSIKFFDPDEDALFVSAAQEGDNYHFVSYKGNAVTVNVGSEAAVPGTFWKLGNEADVKKGWRPGGYQPVALHQASGTLYVGMHPKGFEGSHKEGAREIWVYDLASKTRVSRTKTTPATGLAVSQGDAPRVFAFDSAKAGVAAFDGGRKLKPVGAAVGFGDTPTQLEVQ
- a CDS encoding helix-turn-helix domain-containing protein — protein: MSHSAATQYSFQNRITRDSDEHAEALKDWDQVYDQLSPGNFEGKVIDLRFKGLQIFRETTNRSVSQSGSSWNGCFVVGIPVSMKGTGLFARQVLTHDSMLTFHSDQEFSLTSPEYFDVVAVAIPEATLLNALNPDAHDQLRHVFPKAPTVMVAEPQLIDELRSCLLSIFDPASFEPALLRYPQVQRAMSSAVIGHLAEVLHASSHAPLPTRSFKGRCHVVKEATDYALSNTSEPITVADLCQKLNISRRMLNYCFQEVLDTNPVHYLRSLRLNGVRRELRQPMPSNTQIRDIAGKWGFWHLPRFAAEYRALFGELPSETARHWRN
- the glp gene encoding gephyrin-like molybdotransferase Glp; protein product: MTDTTSCLSRDPANRALSAAEARERMVAEVTPIRGHEYLPVRAALGRVLAADIIAPHDVPAHDNSAMDGYAIRFDSLSAEGETRLAVVGTALAGNAFSGLVGKGQAVRIMTGAVLPAGADTVVVQEVTRTEPGAVFIPSGQRSGQNTRKAGEDLARGAVAMAAGKRIGPAELGLIASLGVAEVAVKRRLRVAFFSTGDELASIGKPLAPGEVYDSNRYTLHGLLTRLGADIIDMGVVPDRPEALEAALAEAALVADAIITTGGVSVGEADFVRDILDKLGQVSFWKLNIKPGRPMAFGKVGQAWLFGLPGNPVAVMVSYTQFALDALLRLSGVDPLPERPLLSVESAVAIKKQVGRREYLRGRVGAVDGRWQVKMVGNQGSGVLSSMSEANCFIVLAEECAGVAVGENVQVQLFEGAF